aaacacaagcctcactagaggcctcctcagacaagccggcaatgggtagatgtatgccacatacaaaagagacggcaacacatccacctttaggaccaggactttgcccataaaagacaaatacctagccttccacattgctagcttcctctgtaccactgcgatacgcatgttccagtttagcgtcgctgagccggaggtctcaaaatgaaccccgagaatcctcagggccccttcacagagagatagccccccaggcacatccgttctaccgcgccatcttccgaaaaacttgacggaagactttgcatggttcagaactgctcccgacgctcgggtgaaatccccaaagatggcaagggaccttgtcaggcacgagtccttgcacaacagcaaggaagtgtcgtcggcgcaCTGCGttatcttaacacgcagcccaccgcttccagggatcaacaagccttccacccctgtgtctgccctaatggcagcccccagaggctccatgtacagaacgaagaggagagccgagagtgggcatccctgcctgaccccagacgagaggtcaaaaacgtcacctaagtgactatttacactaactcgacaccccgctccgacatataaagtacggatccatcctataaacttctccccaaatcctaatctacctaacaccctgaatagaaaagatctattcacgcgatcaaaagctttcgcctgatctagcgctgctaccattaaaggcagccctctatcttcaacccaagcgatggaatccctgatcaactgtaggttccatcttatagagcggccctctaccccgcacgtctgatcctcgtggacgacgtagggaagggctgtgcgcaaacggtctgctaaaacctttgcaagaatcttgtaatctacgcacagcatggtcaatggccgccagttgccaaggtcagttgcttcccccttcttataaagaagtgacagcacaccaacagccattgatccccccgggacccccgtctcaaggatggccttcaagacttcgagaaccactggtccaagtataccccaaaacttgaggtaaaactcagcaggcagcccatccatcccaggcaccttcccttttcccatcctcctaagagcgctctcaacctcttctagtgagatctgggcctccatcacgtctctaatgtcctctggcaaacgccgggacaagtgttctaaaaacacgtttccctgctctacatctatttccctttccttaaataaaccttggaaatgatcagttgtcaccctgaccatttcctctggtttacttactatactaccattttcttccctaactcccttcattaccttcctactctgtctggccctaaccgacttaaagaacatagcggaacaagtctcattatgttctagaaagccactatgcgcacgctccaggaaagctcgagccttctgctcctgcagctccctgagctgcgcctttagggctgcgaatctctcccagtcaatcgacccgccgaggttgcctgcctcgtactcgagttcaattaacctttggatacgatccacctccctcctttcctccctttttttccttctacaatatcctattataaaagcccttatcctccccttgactaaatcccaccactctaacaccccctcgcacatggaccggaggccgTCAAGCCTCCGAAAGAAACCAAAAAATGCATCaacgaaagcctgctcctccagtatatcccgatctctatgcccacacaaaatccctactccttttgagtgcacccctcctatgccccaaaaagattcccccttatcccactccctcttaaatctacacacatccccaccatccctcaggtgagcctcctgtaaaaaacagaaatcaaaccccacaccctctaaataacaaaaaaccgccctccttttaacattatcccttaaccccctaacatttagactaaaaaaagaaacagaactattcatttaattatttacaacaaataaaaaacccaaaacccaaagaaaaaccaggagactcacccgatgctcccctggtccatctccaccggcggggacgtcctctcctctcctgacgcccccccgtcctccatcccaacccatgatccaggcagtgtgttgggtcctccctccccacccaccatCCCCCCCTCCCTGTTTGCCTCGGGGCTGCATATAGGGGACCCCATCTCCCCAAACAGGAGTTGGGATCCCTCTAGCAAACAACCCACCGACCCCTCACTGGAGTCATCCACTAAAATGCAAGGGGCTGAGGCAAACCGGGAGGACAAAtgaccctcccctccccccccccgccactctcttaacccccccctccccctccacgcccccctccctctcacttcctgccaagctccccctctttatccctttcttctttggtgaaggaggtagcggggagacacaacgtcccatccccactaacccctccaccaaATCTCTCATTTCGACCTCGAGGAAGCCTGGCAGGctgtccccccactccttccccccatctccccccctcccctcccaccttctccgtcactgtccccgttccctcttccactccttctcgtaccactgtccccttctccctcttctctgctcCTCCACGTTCTTCCACCTTCTTAATCTCTCCTTCTTTTTCCTTCtttccatcttctctcctctttcttttcgcctcttccttcttctcttcttccttctcCGTCCTTTCCCCTGTGCCATCCGTACAATCCGCATgcgtcctctctttcctccccccatcccccgctcCCCCCCCAGCTGCAGACGCGTATGACCTGTGACGAGCCGGGCAATCACGCCACAGGTGTGCTCTTGAGCCACACCCGTGGCAAGCCTTGGGCTCGTCACATTCCTTGGCCTCGTGCTCTTCCGACCCACAAAATCGACACCTCTTGGCACTGCACGAGGCCAGGATATGGCCGTAGGCCATACAACGCCTGCAGAACGGGGGCTGACGGGCATAGTAGAGTgttcccctgtcagcccccagggagaacatcgccggaggatggaggtagccatccACACTCTTCGGGGACTCCCTGAGTAACGCCTGGAACCCTCTTCTCCCGTTCCAGAAACCCAGGGAGTCCCTGAGGTACCTCGCTGAGGAGACATTGTCCATgtacctccccagaaaggccctcacctcttcaTCTTTCACATGCGGATTGTACATGGTTACGGTGACCACCCTGAAGTTGTTCTTCGCCAGGCTGGTCACCGCATAATGGCACAGGGGTCCCGTTTTCTCCGCTTCCTTTGCCATCTTCATTACTTCGTCGTGTTTTTCTTCTTTGTGAAACGTCACATCGAAAGCCTTCTCATTCGGGTTCCCTTGAAGGCAGAGCACTTCCTTCACCTCTATCCTGAGGCATCCCATCAAAATAGTCCTTCCAAATGTCTCTCTACTCCACGGCTCCATCTCCTTTTCAGTCCAGGCAAATCGTAAGGTATTTGCCATACCAATCCCCGGAACCGATCTTGTTTGCTTATAttgattcatttaaaaaaataagctcTCTTCAGAAAGAAGCTTCAACCTGAAATGAAAACATCTTTAAACCAGAAAGGTGGaacaactaaaggtgttgactctccacatctatcaagacaattggagcactgggccagacgctcttaaatagaacctggaccagctcaggtgacacaccttcccactaatgagacggacaagccagcacaggtgtaacacatactgacaaacgaggtgacaccaatcagtgcacCAAAGACACATttaagttgaatgcattcagttgtacaattgactaggtatcccccattCCTTCATGCTAAcctccaacctcaaaacataaatggaaaaaccaaagcctgtaacaccTTCCCCTTTAGACAACAAATCTATCCTATATTTTTGTTGGACAAGTTTGCgcaccaccaacagaaaacaacttccatttcacaTTATAATCAACTACAATGCTTCACTTTCTACAATATTAACATGgtgtctactggctgtcaacatTTAAAAACAAGATTAACACAattctaaataatacattttggggaaaaaatcCATGAGCTTCCAGAACTCACttcttcctaaaactcactagcttctagaactctcttcttcctaaaactcactagcttcgaGAGCTGTGGTCTTCCTAAAATTCACCAGCTTCTAGAACTCTTGTCCCCTTGGAACGAGACCAAACAAAACTCATCTCCAATACAGAAAAACGGGCATTCAAAATAAATTGTGATCCATGGCAACGCACTGCCTAAACGCACAACACAAATCTTTCTAACTGCCCACCCTTGAGACAATCTGCACCCAAGTTGTCCTTACCAAGGACATGTCTGATTTCAAGAGGAAACTCCTGCAATATCTGTAGTAACTTTCCACCTCACTGCGgaacttctctctcttttcagggttcactAGATAGGCATGTTGTCGGATCGGGGCCCAGTCCCCAATGTTATGCTATAGTACACTTGGTTTGGCACATCTGAGAATGAAGCCTGATATTCTAAAAGAAGGGCAACAATGTCAATCTAATTGTACCCAAAAATGGTCAGTTGGTTGCATAAATAATTATTACTAAATGTTACATGAATTGTAAATATGAAATATCAAAACCAAATGTACACCCCTTTGTTAATATGTATTGTGAATAAATCACTTAATGGTGAGGCatggaataataaaacatgtatattttgtcaggctgaatgtttgaaatatgaggtgatttgaatcatgcttcttcagtagtggaataaaGACAATTAGCACTTCAATGTTGTCaagaaatactggagtgatgttACATTGTTAATAAAATTGATTATAGACCAATTTATTATACTGCAAGTATGTTGAAATGAAGTTGTGTTGAGAAGACATCTTTTCAATTACATTTGGCTAAATGTGAATAGCgcaatgtcaaaacacagttttaacgtgtccaaatcaataaccaatatgtaGAAACAGTTTGGGATATATTGAAAACCTAAAcaagtgttgcattttgattcaagtgggaCTCTTTTTTTGTTAGTCACTTTTTGTTAAATCATATAAATAGTACTCTTTCATTTCAGAGCCGGGATTTTCCCCTtgaggctaatatccatatcatgctgAAATCAAGTGAACAGGGGGCAAATGTTTAgggttctacattgtgacattattaaaatactcctactacaatgttaaaacattctacattgtgacatcattaaaatacacctactacaatgttaaaacattctacattgtgacattatttaattgatatcatgaaacaactccatgtattttctgatgtttaatcagagatcttttatcagagtatctcttcccacattgatcacagccacaaggtttctctcctgtgtgtgtccgctGGTGTACTATCAGGCTGCttagctgagtaaaactcttcccacattgatcacagccgtaaggtttctctccagtgtgtattctgTGGTGTTTAGTTAGATAactagatgtagtaaaactcttcccacactgatcacagctaaaaggtttctctcctgtgtgtcccCGCTGGTGTACTATCAGGTTGCAtcgctgagtaaaactcttcccacattgatcacagccgtaaggtttctctcctgtgtgaattcttTGATGTATTTTAAGGTCTGATGAAGAGTTCAAtcttttcccacagtcagagcagcagatAGATTTCTTCCGTGTGTGTCTCCACTGGTGTTTCTTGAGGAGATCTGATGTGGAGAGACTTGTCTTTGCCTCGTCAGCGTCATGATGTTGTttaggctccccagaggatccacgattgtcccgtctctctcctgtgtgaacgacaaagtcagacagatggttaaaggcccacaacagcagaaatccaCTGTTTATTTGAGGTAAAAGGTGATACCCAGAGTGTACCCATGAagttgtacaacaattgacgtCTTTTAAATTTGACAATTAAAACAGTCAAGTTAGCAACAAGtaattttgtcttgttttcacataaGTAGTAACATTGATGATTGTAGGCTAGAAATAAGTTATTCAAGTTGTTGAAATCCTAAGCAGTGTGCCAGACAacttttggtctccaatataGGCCCTTTCattcattgtgtgcaaaaggcatgaggtggtaggcaataaataggccataggagtgaataattacaatttagcagattaacactggagtgataaatcatcAGATGagcatgtgcaagtagagatactggtgtgtaaaagagcagaaaagtaaataaataaaaacagtatggggatgaggtaggtagactgggtgggctatttacagatggactatgtacagctgtagCGATCAGTtggctgctcagatagcagatgtttaaagttggtgagggggATAAAAGTCTCCAagttcagcaatttttgcaattcgttccagtcacaggcagcagagaactggaaggaaaggcggccaaatgagatgTTGGCTTTTGGGATGATCGGAGCTTTACCTAGCgtggacttatagatgacctggagccagtgggtctggcgacgaatatgtagcgagggccagccgactagagcatacaggtcgcagtggtgggtggtataaggtgttttagtaacaaaacggatggcactatgataaactgcatctagtttgctgagtagagtattggaagctattttgtagatgacatcgccgaagtcgagggtcggtaggataatcagttttactagggtaagtttggcagcgtgagtggaggctttgttgcgaaatagaaagccgattcatgatttgattttggattggagatgtttaatatgagtctggaaggagagtttacagtctagccagacacctaggtacttatagatgtccacatattctaggtcggaactgTCCAGGgttgtgatgctagtcgggcgggcgggtgcaggcagcgaacggttgaaaagcatgcatttggttttactagcgtttaagcgCAGTTGGATGCCACAGAAGGattgttgtatggcattgaagctcgtttggaggttagatagcacagtgtccaaggaagggccagatgtatacagaatggtgtcgtctgcgtagaggtggatcaggaaaTTGCCCGCAGCAAgaacaacatcattgatatatacagagaaaagagtcggcccgagaattgaaccctgtggcacccccatagagactgccagaggaccggacaacatgccctccgatttgacacactgaactctgtctgcaaagtagttggtgaaccaggcaaggcagtcatcagaaaaagcgaggctactgagtctgccgataagaatatggtgattgacagagtcgaaagccttggccaggtcgatgaagacggctgcacagtactgtcttttatcgatggcggttatgatatcatttagtaccttgagcgtggctgaggtgcacccgtgaccatctcggaaaccagattgcacagcggagaaggtacggtgggattcgagatggtcagtgacctgtttattaacttggctttcgaagaccttagataggcagggcaggatggatataggtctgtaacagtttgggtccagggtgtctccccctttgaagagggggatgaccgcggcagctttccaatccttgaggttctcagacgacatgaaagagaggttgaacagactggtagtaggggttgcgacaatggcggcagatagtttAAGAAATAGAGGGTCTAGATTGTaaagccctgctgatttgtatgggtccggGTTCtacagttctttcagaacatctgctatctggatttgggtaaaggagaagctggcgACGCTTGGGCGAGtagttgcgggggggggggggagctgttggccgaggttggagtaggcaggtggaaggcatggccagccgttgagaaatgcttgttgaagttttcgattatcatggatttattggcggtgaccatgttacctagcctcagtgcagtgggcagctgggaggaggtgctcttgttctccatggactttacagtgtcccagaactttttggagttagagctacaggatgcaaatttctgcttgaaaaagctagagAAAAAaaagctttcctgactgactgcgtgtattggttcctgacttccctgaacagttgaatatcgcggggactatttgatgctattgcagtccgccacaggatgtttttgtgctggtcgagggcagtcaggtc
This sequence is a window from Oncorhynchus mykiss isolate Arlee chromosome 13, USDA_OmykA_1.1, whole genome shotgun sequence. Protein-coding genes within it:
- the LOC110487389 gene encoding zinc finger protein 271-like — protein: MSSLSYSPPAEEEVVCWTEKEALVKEEAEEKDVTIQKQVEGEAVTVKEEEDAFRVKEEKDVTVKDKEEDAVFGVEDEVKEDEDVFGMKDEEGEITVILEEDEEEKTGELINTRKYRERRDNRGSSGEPKQHHDADEAKTSLSTSDLLKKHQWRHTRKKSICCSDCGKRLNSSSDLKIHQRIHTGEKPYGCDQCGKSFTQRCNLIVHQRGHTGEKPFSCDQCGKSFTTSSYLTKHHRIHTGEKPYGCDQCGKSFTQLSSLIVHQRTHTGEKPCGCDQCGKRYSDKRSLIKHQKIHGVVS